A genomic region of Synechococcus sp. NOUM97013 contains the following coding sequences:
- the rpmF gene encoding 50S ribosomal protein L32: MAVPKKKTSKSKRNQRHAVWKAKAATAAQRALSIGKSVLSGRAQGFVYPVAEADEAES, encoded by the coding sequence ATGGCCGTCCCGAAGAAGAAAACCTCGAAAAGCAAGCGCAACCAGCGTCATGCGGTGTGGAAAGCCAAAGCTGCCACCGCTGCACAACGTGCTCTTTCCATCGGTAAATCCGTGTTGAGCGGTCGCGCTCAAGGATTTGTCTACCCAGTGGCTGAAGCAGACGAAGCAGAGAGCTGA